A single Cucumis melo cultivar AY chromosome 4, USDA_Cmelo_AY_1.0, whole genome shotgun sequence DNA region contains:
- the LOC103499149 gene encoding UDP-glycosyltransferase 89A2-like, which translates to MSSSPPPSATNRHVLVFPYPAQGHMLPLLDLTNHLASHGGFTITILVTPKILPLLHPLLQTHPSIQTLVLPFPSHPKLPVGAEHVSHIGNHGNFPIMTALRQLHDPIVEWFSSHPSPPVAIISDFFLGWTQCLADHLQIPRVAFYSVSSLLVHVMNSCWVHIKTDCFRSSPVIEFTEIPKSPSFKKEQLPSLVKQYQDSDPDWNLLRDDVLANTCSWACVVDTFENLDLEYLDHLRKLWGEGRVFGVGPLHLIGAAKDGRNPIRESSSEILTWLDKCPDDSVVYVCFGSQKQLSRQQVEALASGLEKSGARFVWVVKTIHETDGRSNGIPVGFEDRVSNRGILVKGWVSQVAILNHRAVGGFLSHCGWNSVLESIASGVMVLGWPMEADQFINARLLVEDWGVAVRICEGANSVPESEELGKVIAESLSRDSSEKMKAKALKREAVGAVRPNGSSWKDMQAFIYKLIQLPQN; encoded by the coding sequence ATGTCGTCTTCACCGCCACCGTCCGCTACCAACCGCCACGTACTGGTCTTTCCGTACCCAGCTCAGGGACATATGCTCCCACTCCTCGACCTCACCAATCACTTAGCCTCTCATGGGGGCTTCACAATTACCATCTTGGTTACCCCCAAAATCCTCCCCCTCCTTCACCCCCTTCTTCAAACCCACCCATCCATTCAAACCCTCGTTCTTCCCTTCCCTTCTCACCCCAAACTCCCCGTTGGCGCCGAACACGTCAGCCACATCGGCAACCATGGAAATTTCCCCATCATGACTGCCCTCCGCCAACTCCACGACCCCATTGTTGAGTGGTTCAGTTCCCATCCTTCCCCTCCCGTCGCCATCATTTCCGATTTCTTTCTCGGCTGGACCCAATGCCTCGCCGACCATCTTCAAATTCCCAGAGTTGCTTTCTACTCAGTTAGCTCACTCCTCGTCCATGTAATGAACTCTTGTTGGGTTCACATTAAAACAGATTGTTTTCGTTCTTCCCCTGTCATCGAGTTCACTGAAATCCCCAAATCACCTTCCTTCAAAAAAGAGCAGTTGCCATCGTTGGTAAAGCAGTACCAGGATTCAGATCCAGATTGGAATTTATTGAGAGACGATGTCTTAGCTAATACATGCAGCTGGGCTTGTGTTGTTGACACGTTCGAGAATTTGGATCTCGAGTATTTAGACCACTTGAGGAAATTATGGGGCGAAGGGCGTGTATTTGGTGTTGGACCGTTACATCTCATCGGCGCTGCAAAGGATGGGCGGAACCCAATTCGAGAGTCGAGTTCAGAGATTCTCACATGGCTAGACAAATGCCCTGATGATTCGGTGGTTTACGTTTGTTTTGGGAGTCAAAAGCAACTGAGTCGACAGCAAGTGGAAGCGCTGGCTTCTGGACTTGAGAAAAGCGGTGCTCGATTCGTATGGGTCGTTAAGACAATTCATGAAACAGATGGAAGATCGAACGGAATACCAGTTGGATTTGAGGATCGTGTATCGAATCGTGGAATTTTGGTGAAGGGATGGGTGTCGCAAGTGGCGATACTTAACCACCGGGCCGTGGGGGGGTTTCTGAGTCACTGTGGGTGGAACTCGGTGCTTGAGAGCATAGCGAGCGGAGTAATGGTACTTGGTTGGCCCATGGAAGCAGACCAGTTTATCAATGCGAGACTACTGGTAGAAGATTGGGGAGTGGCGGTGCGTATTTGCGAAGGAGCGAACTCGGTGCCTGAATCGGAGGAGTTGGGAAAGGTAATTGCCGAGTCTTTGAGCAGAGATTCATCGGAGAAAATGAAAGCGAAAGCGCTTAAAAGAGAGGCGGTCGGGGCAGTGAGGCCTAATGGAAGTTCATGGAAGGACATGCAAGCCTTCATCTATAAGTTGATTCAACTACCTCAAAACTAG